In Mobula hypostoma chromosome 10, sMobHyp1.1, whole genome shotgun sequence, a single genomic region encodes these proteins:
- the LOC134353298 gene encoding POU domain, class 3, transcription factor 4-like encodes MATAASNLYMPSSSILTSNSIVPTDSSSMQQAGTFRGHQKLIQSDYLQGLPSNGHPLSHQWVTALPEGSPWSAAISPSPLSQQDVKPGREDLHAGTSLHHRSPHIAHHSPHTNHPSAWGTAAAHNSSITSVGQPLSIYSQPAFTVNGMLDHVGPPPPSGTVGQSMHPGLRDSAEHGELAHHHCHDHSDEETPTSDELEQFAKQFKQRRIKLGFTQADVGLALGTLYGNVFSQTTICRFEALQLSFKNMCKLKPLLNKWLEEADSTTGSPTSIDKIAAQGRKRKKRTSIEVSVKGALETHFLKCPKPAAQEISSLADSLQLEKEVVRVWFCNRRQKEKRMTPPGVHQQDEVFSHSVDSETPSHHDL; translated from the coding sequence ATGGCCACGGCAGCCTCCAACCTCTACATGCCGAGCAGtagtatcctcacatccaactCCATCGTCCCCACCGACTCATCGAGCATGCAGCAGGCGGGCACATTCCGGGGCCACCAGAAACTCATCCAAAGTGACTATCTGCAAGGACTGCCCAGCAACGGGCACCCCCTCTCTCACCAGTGGGTGACGGCTTTACCTGAAGGCAGCCCGTGGTCCGCGGCCATTTCTCCAAGTCCCCTGAGCCAGCAAGACGTGAAGCCTGGCAGGGAAGATCTTCACGCTGGCACCAGCCTGCACCACCGCTCTCCACACATTGCCCATCACTCACCGCATACCAACCACCCGAGCGCATGGGGCACGGCTGCGGCTCACAACTCGTCCATAACCTCGGTCGGGCAGCCTCTCAGTATCTACTCCCAACCCGCCTTCACAGTCAACGGCATGTTAGACCACGTTGGGCCGCCGCCGCCGTCTGGAACCGTTGGCCAGTCGATGCACCCGGGTCTgagggacagcgccgagcacggGGAACTGGCACACCACCACTGCCACGACCACTCAGACGAGGAAACCCCCACATCTGATGAGCTGGAACAATTCGCAAAGCAGTTCAAACAGAGGCGGATTAAACTGGGCTTCACCCAGGCAGATGTGGGACTGGCACTGGGAACCTTGTACGGAAACGTCTTCTCACAGACAACCATCTGCAGGTTCGAAGCCCTGCAGCTCAGTTTTAAGAACATGTGCAAACTCAAGCCCCTGTTGAACAAGTGGCTGGAGGAAGCAGACTCTACCACGGGCAGTCCCACCAGCATCGACAAGATAGCGGCTCAGGGCAGGAAACGAAAGAAGCGGACTTCCATAGAGGTGAGTGTGAAAGGTGCGCTAGAGACCCATTTCCTCAAATGTCCCAAACCTGCGGCCCAAGAAATTTCAAGTCTAGCCGACAGTTTGCAGTTAGAAAAAGAAGTTGTTCGGGTCTGGTTTTGTAACAGAagacagaaagaaaaaagaatgaCCCCGCCTGGGGTACATCAACAGGACGAAGTATTTTCGCATAGTGTTGATTCAGAGACGCCGTCACATCACGATCTTTAA